In Caulobacter segnis ATCC 21756, the sequence CGCGCCGTGATGGATCGCCAGACGGCGGCCTTCAAGGAAGAGCTGCGCGCCGCCGACCTCCTGATCATCGACGACGTGCACTTCATCGCCGGCAAGCAGTCGACCCAGGAAGAGCTGTTCCACACCCTGACCGCGCTGGTCGAGGAAGGTCGTCGCGTCGTGTTCTCGGCCGACCGTCCGCCGTCGGCCATGACCGAAATGGACGCCCACCTGCGCTCGCACCTGTCGGCGGGCCTGGTCTGCGGCCTCGAGCCGGCCGACCGTTCGCTGCGCCTGGGCATCCTGGAGCGCAAGATCCAGACCCTGTCGGCCGCCCACGGCTTCGAGCCGACCATGCGTCCGGACGTGCTGCAATTCCTCGCCGACCGCTTCACCGACAGCGTCCGTGAGCTGGAAGGCGCCCTGAACACCCTGTCGGCTCGCGCCGGGGAAGGGCTGTCGCGCATGACCCTGGAAGAGGTTCAAGCCATTCTGCGCCCGCACCTGCGGTCGGGCGAGAAGCGCATCACCATCGACGACATCCAGAAGGCCACGTCCGAGCACTACGGCATGAAGCAGGCCGACCTGCTCAGCGAGCGCCGTAACCGGGCCGTGGCCCGTCCGCGCCAGGCCGCCATGTGGCTGGCCAAGCAGTTGACCACCCGCTCGCTGCCGGACATCGGCCGCCGCTTCGGCGGTCGCGACCACACGACGGTCCTGCACGCCGTGCGCCGCATCGAGGCCCTGCGGGCCGAGGACAGCGCCCTGAACCAGGACCTCGAGACCATCACGCGCAAGCTGCGCGGCTGATCTCGACGGACCGGCGCGCCGGTTTCCGGACGCAGATCAAGGAAAGGCCGCTCCGGAAGGGGCGGCCCTTTTTCTTGGCGTCAGCGCGCCCGTCGCAGGGTCAGGTTGATCCGGCCGCCGCCCGGGACCAGGCTGGACGAGCCGGGCAGGATGCGGTCGACGCCGTGGAAGGCCAACCGCGCGGGACCCGACAGGCGGCAGACGTCGCCCGAGCTCAGCCGCAGGCTCCGCGTCGGATCCTTGCGATGCGTCCCGCCGATCCGGAACACCGCGGTGTCGCCCAACGAGATCGACAGAACCGGAAAGCTGGGATCGACCTCGTCGCGATCCTGGTGCAGGCCCATGCGAGCCTCGCCGCGATAGAGGTTGACCAGGCACGAGTCCGGCGGCGTCTCAGGATCCGCCAACCGCGCCCAGAGCCCGAGCAGGACCTGCGGCATCGGCGGCCAGGGCTGCTCCGTGCCCGGATGGCGATCCGTATAGCGATAGCCGCTCCGATCGCTGATCCAGCCCAGCGGCCCCAACGCCGTCATGGCCGCGCTCATCGCCTTGCCCTGTGGCGTTTCGTACTGCGCGAAGGGCGCGGTCTGGGCCGCCTCCAGGATCGACGCGACCAGAGCCTTCTGGGTCTCGACGTCCAAAACGCCGGGCCAGAGGTCGAAACCCGGAACGACAGACAGCGACTGCAACATTACGGATTATTAACGCGCGAGGCGAAGGTGGAAGGTGTTGGTTTGCGCCGCCGGCTGAGGGGGCCGGATAATTTTTCCAGTCTGGAAGCCAACATGCGTCGTCTCTTGTCCTCTACGGCCGCTGCCGTGATCCTTTTGGCCGCGGGGGGCGCTTCCGCCGCCACCGCGACGGCCCCGACCGCCGGCTCGAAGGGGGCGACCTTCGCCACCGTCACGACCCAGCTGCCGCGAAACGTCCGGCCCACGCACTATGATCTGGCCTTCACGCCCGACGCCGACAAGCTGAGCTTCAAGGCCCGCGTGAAGATTTCCATCGAAGTGGTCGAGCCGACCGCCACCGTGACCCTGCAGGCCGCGGACCTGACCTTCGACAAGGCCGAGATCGCCGGCCCCAAGGGGGAAAAGATCGGGGTCGCCAAGGTGAAGGCGGACGAAGAGGCTCAGACCGCCAGCTTCACGTTCGACAAGCCGCTGCCCAAGGGCAAGTACGTCCTGTCGATCGATTACGCTGGCAAGATCTACACCCAGGCCGCCGGCCTGTTCGCCCTCGACTACGAGACCGAGGCCGGCAAGAAGCGCGCGATCTACACCCAGTTCGAGAACTCCGACGCCCGCCGTTTCATCCCGTCGTGGGACGAGCCGTTCTACAAGGCGACCTACAGCGTCGAGGCGACCATCCCGACCGGCCAGATGGCGCTCTCCAACATGCCGATCGCCTCGTCCAAGGATATCGGCGGCGGCAAGACCGTCGTGACGTTCGCGACCTCGCCGAAGATGTCGACCTACCTGCTGTTCTTCGGCCTGGGCGAGTTCGACCGCGCCTCGGTCAAGGCGGCCGGCGTCGACGTCGGCGTGGTCACCAAGAAGGGCGACACGCCGAAGGCGGAGTTCGCTCTGAAGTCGGCGGCGGACATCCTGCCCTGGTACAACGACTATTTCGGCACGCCCTATCCCCTGCCGGTGATGGACAACATCGCCGCCCCTGGCCGTAGCCAGTTCTTCAGCGCCATGGAGAACTGGGGCGCGATCTTCTACTTCGAATACGCGATGCTGCTGGATCCGAAGATCTCGACCGAGACGGACAAGCAGAACGTCTTCACGACCGTCGCCCACGAAATGGCCCACCAGTGGTTCGGCGACCTGGTCACCATGGCCTGGTGGGACGATCTCTGGCTGAACGAGGGCTTCGCCTCGTGGATGGAAGGCCGGGCGACCGAGCACTTCCACCCCGAATGGAACTCGGCGCTCGCCGCGGTCGGCGGCCGGGAATACGCCATGAGCCTGGACGCTCTGTCGACCACCCACCCGGTGGTCCAGCACGTCGAGACGGTCGAGCAGGCCAGCCAGGCCTTCGACGGCATCACCTACCAGAAGGGCGAGGCCGTCATCCGCATGCTGGAAAGCTATGTGGGCCATGACGCCTGGCGCGACGGCGTGCGCGCCTACATGAAGAAGCACGCCCACGGCAACACGGTCAGCGACGACCTGTGGCAGGCCGTGGAGGCGGCGGCCAAGAAGCCGATCACCGCCATCGCCCACGACTTCACCCTGCAGCCGGGCGTGCCGCTGATCACGGTCGACAGCGCCACCTGCGCCGCCGGCAAAACCACGCTGGCCCTGACCCAGGGCGAGTTCAGCAAGGACATGCCGAACAAGAAGCCGCTGGTCTGGCGGACGCCGGTGACGGTGAAGGCCCTGGGCGGAGGCGAAGCCAAAACCCTGGTGGCGGACGGCAAGGGCTCGGTGAGCGTCGAGGGCTGCGGACCTGTCGTCGTCAACGCCGGCCAGAGCGGCTATTTCCGCGTCCAGTACGGCCCCGAGCGCTTCGCCGCCCTGGCCGGCGCCTTCGCCAAGCTGCCGGCGATCGACCAGCTGGGCGTGATGAGCGACGCCTGGTCGATGGGCCTGGCCGGCTATCAGCCCGCCACGGACTTCCTGGATCTGGCCAAGGCCACGCCGGATGACGCCGATCCGCAGGTGCTGTCCAAGATCGCCGGCGTCTACTCGACGATCGACGCGTACTACGAAGGCATGCCGACCGAGAGCGGGCCGCGTTCCGCAAGCTCGCGATCGCCAAGCTGCGTCCGCTGCTGGCCAAGGTCGGCTGGACCGCCAAGAGCGGCGAGCCGGACAACATCGCCATCCTGCGCGCCAACCTGATCGGGACCCTGGGCGGCCTGGGCGATCCGGACGTGGTGGCCGAGGCCATCCGCCGCTTCAAGGCGGACAAGACCGACCCGAGCGCCATTCCGGGCCCGTTGCGCCGGACGATCCTGGGCGTCGTGGCCAAGGGCGCCGACGCCGCCACCTGGGACGCCATCCACGCCCAGGCCCAGGCCGAGAAAACCCCGCTGATCAAGGCCCAGCTCTACTCGCTGCTGGCGTCCAGCGAGGACGAGGCGCTGGCCAAGAAGGCGCTGGAGCTGGCCCTGACGCCGGAGCCGGGCGAGACGATGTCCAGCACCATGATCTCGCGCGTCGCCGGCAATTTCCCGGACATGACCTTCGACTGGGCCGTGGCCAACAAGGACGCCGTCAACGCCAAGGTCGACACCAGCTCGCGCACCCGTTTCATCCCGGGCCTGGGCTCGGCCTCGTCGAACCCGACCATGGCCGACAAGATCAAGGCCTACGCCGCCGCCAACCTGGCCGAGGGCTCGCGCAAGGAGGCGGAGAAGTCCGCCGCTTCGGTGCTCAACCGCGCCAAAATTCGCCAGGATCGCCTGCCGGCGATCACGGCCTGGGTCGCCAGAGCGCGTTAGGACAGGCTCCAAGGCGGGCCAGCGCGGTAAGCGCCTATAAGTTCAAGACTTTCCATGGCCGCGCTCTCCGGGCGCGGCCATTTTTATGGGCCTGGGGACCAGATTCCCCCTCGCCCCATGGGGTTATGGTCTTGCACCCCGGCCCCTATCCCCCATATCCGGCTTCGAAGCGGGGTTGACGGGCTCGTCAACTTCGCACAACGCATTCTGCCCGTTCGGCTTTCGTCGGCCGGGCAGGATGTGGAACGTAAACCCGAGAGAGTGCGAACCACGGGGACGGTACGAGAAAAACCGGGGCGCTTCCGAGAAGGCCCTTGTCACCGCCGTCCGCCTAAAGGAGCGACAGGTACGAAGATGAGCAAGATTATCGGCATCGACCTTGGCACCACGAACTCGTGCGTCGCCATCATGGACGGCAAGAACCCCAAGGTGATCGAGAACGCCGAGGGCGCTCGCACCACCCCGTCGGTCGTGGCCTTCATGGAAGACGGCGAGCGCCTTGTCGGCCAGCCCGCCAAGCGTCAGGCCGTGACCAACCCGACCAACACGCTGTTCGCGATCAAGCGCCTGATCGGCCGCTCGGCCAGCGATCCGGTGGTCGAGAAGGACAAGGGCATGGTGCCCTACGAGATCGTCAAGGGCCCGACCGGCGACGCCTGGGTCAAGGCCCACGGCAAGGACTACAGCCCGCAGGAAGTTTCGGCCTTCATCCTGCAGAAGATGAAGGAAGCCGCCGAAGCCCATCTGGGCGAACCGGTGACCAAGGCGGTCATCACGGTTCCGGCCTACTTCAACGACGCCCAGCGTCAGGCGACCAAGGACGCCGGCAAGATCGCCGGCCTGGAAGTCCTGCGGATCATCAACGAGCCGACCGCCGCGGCCCCCTGGCCTACGGCCTGGACAAGGACAACAACAAGAAGATCGCCGTCTATGACCTGGGCGGCGGCACCTTCGACGTGTCGATCCTGGAAATCGGCGACGGCGTCTTTGAGGTGAAGTCGACCAACGGCGACACCTTCCTGGGCGGTGAAGACTTCGACCTTCGGATCGTCGACTACCTGGCCGACGAGTTCAAGAAGGAG encodes:
- the dnaA gene encoding chromosomal replication initiator protein DnaA, translated to MTMKGGVASQDFSAAIAAACEPATAVWSKVCVALKRELGDAAFGSWIAPAILREAASGDIVLVTPTGIARDWIRRSAWRRIGELWAANDPTGRRIDLKSRLEFEALAGVYVEASAKPATAAEPIEIVLPVSTDAPAVAPTSAKSPRTQGLQERFTFETFVPGPANEFAHAVARRIANWADGHFNPVLFHGPYGFGKTHLLNALAWEAMRNAPEKRVVYLTAERFLSTFVRAVMDRQTAAFKEELRAADLLIIDDVHFIAGKQSTQEELFHTLTALVEEGRRVVFSADRPPSAMTEMDAHLRSHLSAGLVCGLEPADRSLRLGILERKIQTLSAAHGFEPTMRPDVLQFLADRFTDSVRELEGALNTLSARAGEGLSRMTLEEVQAILRPHLRSGEKRITIDDIQKATSEHYGMKQADLLSERRNRAVARPRQAAMWLAKQLTTRSLPDIGRRFGGRDHTTVLHAVRRIEALRAEDSALNQDLETITRKLRG
- a CDS encoding alpha-ketoglutarate-dependent dioxygenase AlkB yields the protein MLQSLSVVPGFDLWPGVLDVETQKALVASILEAAQTAPFAQYETPQGKAMSAAMTALGPLGWISDRSGYRYTDRHPGTEQPWPPMPQVLLGLWARLADPETPPDSCLVNLYRGEARMGLHQDRDEVDPSFPVLSISLGDTAVFRIGGTHRKDPTRSLRLSSGDVCRLSGPARLAFHGVDRILPGSSSLVPGGGRINLTLRRAR